In Anolis carolinensis isolate JA03-04 chromosome 4, rAnoCar3.1.pri, whole genome shotgun sequence, the genomic window GGTACAGATGGGAGAAAGATTTATGATGTTGTTaagtggcttttaaaaatgagtGATTTAAAAATAATCGTGATATGAAAACAATTCCTGGAATATTGGCACAGAAAGAACTTCcaaggaaaaggagaaacaaaATTTGAGATCCACACAGTACCATTCTGAGTATTGGGTAACATCTCTGTTAGGAGTTCCTGTAGGACATCTTTGTATTTTTCCAGCTGCCTAGAATTCAGATATATCCCAATTTCTACAGGAGCAGACAGCTGTGAAGAAAAGCGGGATCAACAAGCAGGGAAACACACACTCTGCACCACACAGATTGATCACGAGCCCTGGATCATTTGCTATTGCTACAAGGGATTACCCAATTTGATGGTGTAACCTGTGGGGTAGGATTAAGTTTATTTTTTGATGGGGCAGTTGGAAAATCAGTGGCAGCAATTTCTTATTTTGTTACTCTTGAAAACGTATAAGGTTTCTTAAAACATGGGACTGCTGTCCAATACACAATGACACATACATATGGCAATTGAAATCTGTTGAACTTTGTGCTGGATTCAAAAGCCTTGAATTAAACCAAGATGAGAGAGTCCATACAAAGTAGCACTTCATCCAAATTAgagaaatttcttttaaaatatgattgCAATGGAAATGTAAGAGTTCTGAATGCAAAAGGAAAAGTCTTATATTTGATCACCATCTTTTGTTTTTTGAGCATTTCTGACAGTCAGTCAAACTTGATGGAAGAGTTTGAAGAAGCAGTGTTGATATTGGTACAATGATTTTTTGGGAACAAGACTTTTGAAAGAAGATGGATGGAGTCATTTATgattttagagcaggcatggacaaacttcagccctccaggtattttggacatcaactcccacaattcctaacagcctactggctgaagtttgcccatgcttgtcttAGAGCAACTTCTGAGTAGCTGAACAAGCTTAATTTATATAACTGCATAGCTGCCTAGAGAACACTGAACACAAGACAACATTCTTGTTTATCAGAATTCTTATgttggaagtaaaaaaaaaatgaatagagGAGCAGGGACAATAGGTAGTGGGCGTAAATGGACATAGAACTGAAGACCCTCTTACTTTTTAGCATAGGTCTTCTGTGCTACTTCTGCCAAAATAATTGAAAGCTTCCAATTACAACATTAATGCAAAATATGGAGCAAATGAAAAATGGCTAAGAAGCAAATTACGCAGTTAATAAATATGTTGGTGGAAGTTCACTGATATGTTTTAATTCAGTACTGTAGTTATATGGAACAGATATCagaattgttgtatgtctttcgggctgtgtggccatgttccagaagtattctatcctgacgtttcgcccacatctatggcaggcatcctcagaggttgtgaggtatgggttAGGGTGTTTGTAACTATATAATTCTTAGGTTAGCCAGAACATTAGTTCCGTTGGTTGACTAGTTCCTCTGCTGTACACATACACTTTTATGTGAATTCAGCATTCTAACTGATACCGGTAGAATATCATTTTAGTCAAAGCTTGGAAAATACTTTTTGGCCTAAACGTCCCAAAGTACAGCATAGTTACTAGAGTTGgagttgtgtatgtgtgttttaaaaaaaaaatgtttccaagctctgcacaAATCTTACTgggttttctgatggtttttcttagttttgtttttttaaatatatatatatatatatatattaatactcATGAAGCTTGTTGATACCTCCCTCTTGTGTTGTGTGTGGATAGTGCCATTTTGGCTACATTGACAAAGGCACTTAGACCTGATCATTAGATACAGAAAGAATGCTTTTGATGATTCAGTATTTTGCAGGCTCTAGAGAAcattttgttcctgtttcaattAGAATGTTTAGTATCATTTTAAGTGAACAAGTAGATTTTCTCTAtcattaattttgtttaatactgAACTCATCAATGCTAAAAGTAAGAGTCAAATGAATTGAAATTGAACTTCATATGAATATTCCCAGAGACCTGAATTTGAATGAGATAAAATGAATACTCATATTTGACTAGTGATTTTTGATAACCTCCCCTTCATTCAGCTGTAGTAATTCCGCCTTGATGATgattcattgattgattgatgattGATTCATTGGAGTATCAAGATTTGTATCAAATAGACTTTTTCCCTATATGAAGCCTTCAGTTATGTAAGACACCACCTGGCTAACTACAGAAGAAGGTAGTGAAAAAACGATAGAACCACAGAATTGGAACAGCCTCATGATCGAGACAAACTTCCTGGCCAGTGCAAACTGCATTGCAGGATAAAACTATAGTATCTTTCACAGGTAGCTCTCCTGTTTTTCCTTGTCTCCCGAGAGGATGAATTCTTCACCTTTCAAGATAGTTGGTTCTACTACTAAAAGTTAACACTGATAAGGTGATAACACCTAGTAGCAGTTGGTGGCTTCTGTGTCAGTGGAATGGTGAATCAACTCTGGGTTTCAGCCTGATATTTAAAGGGGCTATTTTGAGGATCAAACCTATTTTAGACAGCTTCAGAACTTTGGATACCTCCTTCAAAATCTGTTCTAAAACCCAGAGAGCATTCCCTACATAGCATGGCAGCCACCAGCCACCAGTGGCTTCTTCTTAATTTTTGCCCACAACATTGCTCTCTGCAGTTTCTACCCAAATAAGTTGTAATGATGTAACTCCCTCCCATGAAAGCAAAAATTGAATGGAAAGAGAATTATAGTTATGCTGGCTTTGCATGAATAGTTAATATGCAGATCATTTTGATTCTTTGATCATTGTGTGAAAAGAACTGCCCATAAATATCTGTTTATCTGGTTTGCATAATCCAGAGGACAAAATACCTTGATGATCTGCCCTTCATCTTCTAAAAATTCAGGAAACTCATTTGGTTCTGATCGCTGCTGCAGATTCAGGGATTTCCTCTGTGCCTTGTTCTTCTCATTCTCCTACAGCCACACAACAAGATATAATTGAGACAAGAGCTTGAAAAGGGTACTCTTTGGGTTACAATTCCAGTAACTCCCCAGTTAGACCTTGGCCTCCTGGAGTTGTAGTCtccaaatgtaacttttccaaagtcTGGTTGAGAATGCCACCTTTAGGTTGGTTATAAATAGAAGTGCATGGATGGCAATGTTTCCATTtcaaataaaaacatgaaagTGATAGGGAAAGCCAACTAATCATAAGATGGTGTTCAACAAAATCTAAATAAAAGCTCCCCCTTTAGCCAAATCCCATGTACATTTACTCAAAAGTAGGTTCACTGAGGCTCTTAGGACTGATTACACAGTGCATAAGACTGCAGTCTTAGCTTTAATTTTGGGTGGATTTGCATAATATGACAGCTTTCTTGGAGGCTGAATTCAATGCCTCTGAGAACTAAACTATTACAAGTCATGATGAAATAGGATAGGATACTTAAGGAGAATTTCAAGGGTAGAATATGAATCCAGTTCATTAATTTCAAAACAGAACTAAAATTGATCTATATATTCCACCCTCAGCTGGTagtgcatttctgtagtcaaggGCTCAAAGAAATGTAAACTGCTACAATAGGAAGTGGAAATACTATGGCAAAATGGTGAGCATGTATTATTTCCCTGCACCCCTTTAAATATTGTCAAATGAGCACAAGACAATGGTTTACAATGAGTCAGGCAATGAaatcatttattttcattcattcaaatatacatacattgcgagTGTtggttgcatacagtgcaatactttcatctatagtctttcataatcatttctcagacaatatatttacaataaggggtcacaggcttctatttgtatagtatatatagtgatattataagttccaaatttatatccgtttcctccttgccttcagtctattagcttcctctatgtatatttttagattaattttacattgaaatgttggatcattggttgccattccttaacaaagttctctaaaggttctcctcttaagtgcattgttattttgtccatcatcagcaactctatagtatattgttccagttctgctaagggagggaCCTTAGGGGTTTTCCAgtatctagcgtatactatccgagctgccactgtcacgtaaacaaaattcttccatatttcctttccaattcttcttcgggcatgttcaaaaggtacatttgtggtgtcattttaaaatttgtatttaatatcttttctagatgtgcatgaatctgtttccaatagctgtttactttgttgcatgaccaccacaggtggtaaaatgtgcctttttctttcccacatttccagcatttatcggtgcagttgtacatcttcgctaatctctctggagggagataccaccgcaagtgcattttgtaaatgttttcttttaggttttgacatgccgtgtatttcattcttctattccatgttttttcccattggaccatttttatctcttggccgatgttttgagcccatctaaccattgagtcctttactacttcctcttctgtgtgccaagtcagtaggtttttgtatatataagatataagtccttttggtttttggaacatcgccacatcaaaccatgtttttgcagtctggaaacctgaggttttgagttgttctttaaatttctcacaCAGTTGTCTATATAAAAGCCAGTTACATTTAAGGCCTGATTGGTTCAGTTCTTctagggatttcatttctgagttttccaaATTAATATGGACCAATTCCCTGTAGGTTAACCATTTCCCTTGTAAGATGTTCTCCCTTTTGTAGTatgcctcatgtggggacatccactctggtgtctttgtatatattctttttttgtatctgttCCAGGTGTTTAGAATTGGTCTTCGTATGTAATGATAATTAAATATGCCTGTTGGTTTGGCCTTTTGTATATctaaatatgcatgccatccaaaaGGGAGATTTATACCTTCTAAATCTAATAGCTCATTGTCTTCTAGGGTCACCCATTCTTTAATCCAGTCCAGACAGCATGCATGAAAGTAGAGTTGTAAATTTGGAAGGGATAAGCCGCCTCTTGTTTTATCATCattaagtattttcatttttactcttGGTTTTTCCCCAGCCCAAATAAATTTTGAGATgtctttttgccaaattttgaagattttttcgtTGTTAATAATTggtatgttttgaaacaaaaataacatttttggcagTGTTGTCATTTTGATAGATGATATCCTCCCTAATAGGGAGAGCCCTCGTTTATCCCATTCCGTTAgttctttctttatctctctccacaccttttcataattatttttgaatagttctgaatttttctttgtgatgtatattcctaagtatttggctttctgtacaatattatattctgtgttttcttttagttcttgtttttctGATTCTGTGAGGTTCtttgttaaaaattgacttttctctttgtttacttTTAACCCAGCTAATTCTGAGAAGTTTGTTAGGGTATTAATTAATTTTTCCTTTGAGTCATTGGGGTTTTCCAGAGTCAGAACAATATCATCGGCGAAGGCGCGAATCTTatattcttttcctgctgcccgAACACCTTCTATCtccttgttttcatttatttgttttttaagcaTCTCTATTTATTAATAGCTCAAAATTGTTTAAACTGGCTGGTAGCAGCCTTCTCGGAGTTTCAGGGCAGACCTCTACTCCCACCTTCCAACCCTACCTTAGGATTCAGCTTGGGAATTTTTACATACAGTCTGTGCTGTTCTAAACTATGGGTCTTCTTAGTCATGGTTGCCCTGCTTATTCATACCTGCATTTTTCTGAAATCTTCCCGAGTAAAAAAGGCAGTGTAGCCTTCGCTCTGTTCAGCCAGCATGGCTACCGTGTACAGGACCAGAAGGGCTGCCATCACTTTTCTTGGGACCATCCTGGAGCATGAGAAAAACACAAAAGATAAAATAGGAATGTTACATTAAATTATCTATTATTCTGAAATTTTACTGTTTATTGTCATCtataagttgacttcatgtataagtcgaagGCAGATTTTGGGGTCAAAATGTCTGACTTTGATATGATTCATGGATAAATCGAGGATTGTTCTGCAagagggaaagcaccaatgctgcatCATGGGCTCAGCTGCCCTTGGTGGTTTGatgttttgactaaaatgtcaTGACTTATGCATACTTGTATAGGGTAGTTTGTTTTTCAGTCTGAAGTTTATACATTTTTACTGTGAGaatccataaatcagaaattactgtAATAGTTAAGGATTAGCTGACAATTTTATTAGAGTGGGGTGTTGGAATCTCACTGCTGGCTACTGAAATAAAAAAGCTGCCACAAATATGTGAATACTGGGTTATAGCACAGTGATCCCCCCCTCTGAATTTAGGTTATTTCTCAGTTGTGCTCTCCTCTAGGTCTCCAGTCGTTCAGAACCTGAGTCCTTGCCATTCTCTCCCATAAGGACCAAGCACATCTTTTCCATTAATGGCTTGGTAAGAAGCTATATCTGTTTTCATAACCCCATCTGCACAGTACTAGATCAAGGAAGGATAGCATTTGACATTTGAAGCAATGTTGTGCTACTGTTTGCAGCAATAATATTCTCAGGACAATTCAAACCTCAGTTCTCTTTCTTCTACTATCCTTCTTACAAATGGTTACTGTAATGACTGCTGAAAAGAGCAATGTCAGGTTGTGTGTAGTGCAAGTGTATAGAAGCattccttctttgcttctttaTTGTCCTATGTGAGCATCTCGGTTACAGTAAGCAAAGATCTGAAGTCACACTGTTGAAGTTTCAAGAGGTGTGCAGTTTAGTCAGTAAATTGCATATGTCAATGCTTTTAGCTGACTAGCTGAATAACAAGTAAGTGCTTATTAATCATCAGGCATCACATCCTATTTTGCTCTATTTACAAAATGCTTTTCATGTTCTAAGTAGGgaactgtttctttttttaacccaTATAGCCAATGATACTCAATGCTTTTGTACAAACAAGAATGACCTTCTGGCATGTCTTCCTTTTTAAGAGTATTAAAACAAACGTCTCTGAGTGGAGATCTAGAGTTACAGTCAAAAATTCCAATTGTTAGTATCTTTAATTCTCTAGGGACCTCTTTCTACATTAAGTATTCTTCTGAAGAAGCATCTTTTCACTATGCTAGAGCCCCAGTAGATAAAAAATTGCAGAAGAATCTAGGGTGGTCTTTTAAAGATTGGAAATGGAttataggagttatagtccaacaaagTAGCTCTTTGAACCGCTGATCCTTCATTCCATGTGAAATGTCAAATTAGACTATCCCTATTAAACATCACTTGTATACTcaaattgttgtgtgccttcaagtcattttcaactatGGCGACCCTATGATgacattttcttgacaagatttgtttgtGAAGGCTTGCCATGGtgttcctctgaggttgagagagggtgacatgcccaaggttatccagtaggtttctatggctaagtagggatggtctccagagccatagttcaGAGCTCAACTACTTTACCACACTGCCTTACACGGCTCAAGTAGAACATCCAAAGGTTTCCTCTGTATTCAGGGGAAGTTGGATAAAGACGGGCAGACTGCTGTTCAGAGAAAGAGGTCTAGAAGTTATGGAGCTTCTTATCAAGGAATTCCTGCTATTTTTTCGTGGGACTGATTTGAAATGCCAGTGTTCAGAATAAAAAAAATGCCTAGATTGAGCTGAATCATGCGTAATGGCAAACTGTGGTTTGGCCAGTCTTGGGTTTCCATGTGTTAAcctttcatctccatttctcatttgcatgtttcaacctcctttcccatttttttaaattcaagcAAACCATGGTTTACCATTCTGTTTGAATCAGCAAACCAAGTTTTGTGCTTGGTCTCCAAGCCAGAACTGTAAACCTTTTTCAAAGTAACATGCTTACCCGTGCTTGCTTAGTGGAAAGTACAGGCCATTAGGTCTATCATTTGGCAAGGTAAACCATTACTTGCTAAACTAGGGAGGCAGAGAACTCTAGTTTATGGAAAACCTCTTTTCATGGAAAAGAGAAATGAGGGAATCCATATAAAATATGTTATTCCACTTGAACAGAAACAAGAGTGTTGGGACTTTGGCAGTGTTTCCTTCTTTAGCTATTACAccccattttttcagctgctaTAAAACACAAGGGATCTtggtaaatttcccttcctaactGTTGACTGGTACCATTGGTTTATTATAGCACTATTTGTAACAATTACTTCAATAATGCTCTTCATCTCCATTGCAGATTTATAGCTGAATTATGAAATCTGTTGATTTAAATTTGGGAATGTGCAGAAGCATTTTGCATTTTTCCTCTTCCTTACTATCCATCCCCTGATGAAAACAGTCTGTTGGTTTTGGCAGGAAAACAGATTGCTTTACTTTTGTTATAAGGATGAGGATGACTTTCGCTTTTCCCTTTCCTCCATAAGCTTCATAGATAGGGGTGAAGGGGGAAATCAGAAAGCTGTGTCATAGTCCCTAATCTTATCAGAGACCTAATAAGCTCATCTAGTCAATTCCCATTGGTGTGCTCAGCTTCCTAATAAAGCTTGATCAGTTGTTCAGAACTAAGGATATGTTTTGTCATTCCTGCTGTATGGGAGCCCAGCTCTAAGGCTTTGCTGTAAACCCGTTTTCAACTTGAGTGGACAGCAATACCACATCACAGGGAGGATTTATGTCAACATTCAAGAATCCTTTTAATTATTAAATGCTCTTTCTTGAGTAAATTTAATGAAGCATGGTCCAAGTACTTAGAAGCCTTGCTCATTTTTATCCTGAgacttaattaattttttttaaaagtgcttttGGCATTATTCAAGTAATACTCTTGGGTCAGATTTAGTTCTAAACCAAACCTTTATGTACCAATAAAACTGGGCACAATCTGAAACCAATATTGTTTAGCACCTAAAAAACTAATTCTACTGGCACATTTATTGTTCAGATGTATTGAGGCATGAGAGACTCAAAAGGAACTGAGCATGATGATGTCACTTATATGGTGGTAATAGAGTGAATTTGATGGCATTTTTGCATTCTATGTTTTTGCTGGTACATTAATTTGCTGTGCCTGAAACGGTCAGTTCCTATTGCACCTATAGAACTTGATGCATGCCTATCCAGTGAAGTGTTACAGGGCATCCCTCAAACAATGCAAGGTCCTGCAATGATAATGTTAGTGCAAGAAATGCTAAACTGTCTCCACTGTTTTGATTGGATGGAGGAGCACAACGGGGCCCAAGAAGCTTCTGTGGTAGATATGTAACTTCAACTACCATTTAGTACTGGAATTATAGTTTATCTAAATACTGGCAACAGTGCCCAAATACAGAACAACACAGAGACCTATATATGAAGAGCTATGTGGCTGTACACagatctgtttgtgtgtgtgtgtgtcaggagcaacttgagaaactgcaagtcactcctggtgtgagggaattggccatttgcaaggtcGTTGCCTAAggtatgtttttaccatctttgtgggaggcttttctcatgtctccacatggagttggagctgacagagggagctcatccatgctctccctgggttggatttgaacaggcaaccttcaggttagcaacccaaccttcaagttatcagtcctgccggcacaagggtttaatccactgtgccaccgggggctctatacACATACCTGTGAGGAATCTAGAAACTTATCCTAGTTTCCCTTTGTTACAAATCAATGAGTTTTAAAATCTTCTGAAATAATTGCTGGGGTTttatgtttatcccaggttatctggcagtgcggactcagtttaaagcagaaaacctgggatcagatccttggatatagggcctgtctgggagGGCCCTGGATCAGGTGTGAAGGCAGAAcagagtggtactattactttCTTTGATATAGACACTATACTATatatattgatgcagcctagaattgcattaacttttttagctgctgcaccacactcttgactcatattcagcttgtggtctacactgtcatataatcaagtttcataatgcagaTGAACTGCATTAACTTGGATtatatccagtttaaagcagttaatctgcattctgaaactggattatatgggagtgtagatccagcctaagactcctagatctctcACACATGtattgttgtcaagccaggtgtcactcatcctatTTCTGTACAGTTCATTTTTTTGTCTTACATTTCTTCCTGCTGaagttaattttgttagttttcttAGCATGAAGCCCAGGACAGAAGCTCATAGGTAGGCACTCCATTACTCacttctccaggatgaagaggagccatttGTGAGCATCCTATCGATTTGGTTGGTCAACCacttacaaatccacctaatagTACCATTGCTCTGTCCCCATTTTCTTATCTTATTTGCTAAAAAATCGTagagaccttgtcaaaggccttacagCAGCCTGGTTGTGCTATATCCATGGCATCCTGAGACTGGGACACTCCTCCTTTGTTCCAACAACTAGCAATCAGTTTGTTTTGTCTTTGCCTCCTTTGGTGTTTTTCACAATAATTCAGAAAAGTTATAAGAGAAACAACAATCATGGAGTCAAGAAAGACCCCCAAAGCTCATCTTTTGATCTTTCTTCAGAGAGATATTGGGGGACCCCTTCCTGTTTGAACGACTATCAGAGTTTGCTTTACCATTGTTACCACTGCCTTATTAGGTTTTCTTCATGCAAAAAAGATATAGAAAGGAAGTCACTTGATGCCAATACCTGCATTTCTTTCCTCATTAATGTGACATATGTGGCTACCAGGGGATGTGACTGATAGGGATGCGTGGCCCATGGGTGCACTCCAGCCACCCCCTCATTGCACGTGTGTGAGATCCTGAAGAACCAATGTAAGATCTAAATCCAGGTTACTGCTATGTAATTGCACATGTGCTATAAAATGACGTAATAATGAAATGAATACAGGTGCCTATTAATACTACTTCTAATGATGGGTGGCTTGATGAAGAAACTGATAGATAAATACAGAGGAGGAAAAGTTATGAGATAAACCAGTGGTTTAAGATCACCAGAGGAGAGGCTTCAAGGTAGCTGCAAAAACAAATTTATGTTAGCTTTGACAAGCAGCAGTGAGGGAAATCACCAGTTTTTCACTGACAAAGCACTGAGGGAGAACAAAGTCTATCTCTAGATTTATTTGGCTAAAAGTTCTCAGTCGTTTTCTTACTTTTCTGCTTTTTCATTCTAAATTGCTTCCTTCCTCGAGGAAGGCTATTAATTTAGTAGATAGTATATGTTTTGTATAGACTTTGGTAGTAACATGTTCGAGGGAATACACACTGCATTGTGGGATTTAAATATcacctaaagacattttagaagCATTTTGACATTCTGTCACCAACCATAATGCTGAGAAATGTGTAAAGCAACATGTTACCTACCCCCAAGTGTTGCAGTTAGTGAGGGCAATGCATTACTGTAATGCAACActacaggagcccccggtggcacactgggttaaacccttgtgctggcaggactgctgacttgaaggttggattgctgacctgaaggttgctggttcaaatcaaacctggggagagcatggatgagctccctctatcagctccagctgcttgtggggacatgagagaagcatctcaccaggatggtaaaaacatcaaagcatccaggagtcccctgggcaacgtccttgcagacggtaaattctctcacaccagaagtgacttgcagtttctcaagtcgctcctgacacacaaaaaagcaacACTACAAATGGAAGGGAAAATCATTTGTAAGAAGTAACTTTTGAAGTGCTTGCAAGCATATGGTTTAGGGTGGAATCCATGGTAGCATATGCTAGGGATGTGAATGGACTTCAGTTTGAAATTTTGGAACCTGAATCCTTCAGTTCATGCCTTGCATGATCTGGCAGTTGCATATATGATGGATTGTGCAGGAGACACCTCCGGGGGTGCAATTGGCTATGTTAAAGCTATTTGGGATACCTAGGGTATAGCCACATTGTGGAATTACAACAATTTGTTACAATTTtatctgccatgactcaataccattgaattctgaggtttgtagttttgtgcgttatttagccttctctgtcagagagctctggtgccacaataAACTACatgtagtgtcaaactgttataattctgGCTGCAGATCTAGTCCATTTTAGCCCCTAAATAGCCTTGTATTCAAGAGAGGATGGATTTCACTTGCTGAGAGATGTTACAGTGACAATGAGGCAGGTTCATCCCCAGACTCTCACTCCAATCCTGATGGGTAGATTGATTAGCCCTATTGGGCAAACTTATGATAAAGCAGCCATCTCTGTTCTTTCCCTAG contains:
- the mln gene encoding promotilin isoform X1; its protein translation is MVPRKVMAALLVLYTVAMLAEQSEGYTAFFTREDFRKMQENEKNKAQRKSLNLQQRSEPNEFPEFLEDEGQIIKLSAPVEIGIYLNSRQLEKYKDVLQELLTEMLPNTQNGTVWISNFVSPFPWKFFLCQYSRNCFHITIIFKSLIFKSHLTTS
- the mln gene encoding promotilin isoform X2; the protein is MVPRKVMAALLVLYTVAMLAEQSEGYTAFFTREDFRKMQENEKNKAQRKSLNLQQRSEPNEFPEFLEDEGQIIKLSAPVEIGIYLNSRQLEKYKDVLQELLTEMLPNTQNVNSYSKN